One genomic window of Solanum dulcamara chromosome 10, daSolDulc1.2, whole genome shotgun sequence includes the following:
- the LOC129870129 gene encoding protein RDM1-like, translating into MKGAVPFGDQVEISSGDSSSSNTDDCKTESKWMKNSITIDQPDSEYDSEDSIVRRARMYQEYMKVVPIPTQRGFVIPFTSWVGLAASMKELYAQPLHYLTNVHMKKLDQMRFGTDDEDVPLDTIIEPSKAEATIWLIEEVHRSTSSHHYIARLWLADPMYHVHVDAIFPKLPNSSK; encoded by the exons ATGAAGGGAGCAGTGCCATTTGGTGACCAGGTAGAGATATCATCAGGTGACTCATCTTCCTCTAATACAGATGACTGTAAAACGGAAAGCAAATGGATGAAAAATAGTATCACCATCGATCAACCTGATAGCGAATATGATTCTGAAG ATTCAATCGTAAGAAGAGCAAGAATGTACCAAGAGTACATGAAGGTGGTCCCAATTCCCACACAGCGTGGTTTTGTTATCCCTTTCACCTCATGGGTTGGATTGGCTGCATCCATGAAGGAGTTATATGCGCAACCCCTACACTATCTTACCAATGTCCACATGAAGAAGTTGGATCAAATGAGGTTTGGTACTGATGATGAAGACGTTCCATTAGATACCATCATTGAACCTAGCAAAGCTGAAGCAACCATCTGGCTTATTGAAGAAGTTCACAGGTCTACATCGTCTCATCATTATATTGCTAGACTTTGGCTTGCTGATCCAATGTATCATGTCCATGTTGATGCAATTTTCCCTAAGCTGCCGAATTCATCAAAATAG